In the genome of Megachile rotundata isolate GNS110a chromosome 16, iyMegRotu1, whole genome shotgun sequence, the window taaatttacattcaaATTTTGAGCACACAAGAAtagcaattattaattattacaataaatatatacattacaGGAGACTGGTTCACAGGTGGAGTACAAACTGTAGATACACAAAATCTTCTTGATTCTGTAATTATTACCAATAAAACTATTATAAGAAGAATTCGTGTACCCACTTATGAAGTACATAGAAGTCATTGGCGCAATGGTGAGATATTACGCATTAGGGTAAAAATTAAcagatatttcaatattactatgcataattcttttttataaaattcacttCTGTTccatattttcattattataagTTGTTACGATTGTCTTTAGATCCTGAAATACAAAGACATTATTGGGCAGCATCTTTTCTTGTTCCTATTGGAACAATTTTTGTCCTTGCAATGGTAGTTCTCTTAATGGtaataatttcagaaatgattcatttttcattagaatataaatttaaatatatcgtAATTTCAGGTTTTATTTAAAAGGTGTCCACATACGGTTGCCGCGATAGTTGGATCAGTTCTTgggattattattatatttaccgCATGTGTATCGATTAATCATGCCCCAATATATGTTTAGCAGTTTTTAATGTTACTGTTatcaaatttaatgaaacatctCATTACTTCTAGTCTATTCAAAATATCAACAAATCAAGACTGATACAAAATTTACGATACCATGGTATATGCGTGATCAtgtattgaatatttttataatcaatagtttgaattaaatatatttttttataataagaatattttaCTTACTATTAATGACTCTTGCTGCTCAACTTGAGCTGAATCATATCTTCTGATATCCTTGTTACTTtttctttataattatttaatgctTCTTGTAGTTTTTTATAACTctagaataattataaatagattCCTTATCATAtctgtacaaaaatattttatgcgaAAGGAAAGTTATATGAATTACCTCAGAAAAAATTGGATTTTCTTCAATAGCCTCCTTTAGTTCGTACAGAAGTACTTCTAACGTATTAAACGGTATCCAGACTGCGGGATCTCTAGCTGTCAAGAATGCTTGAAGACCAAAATGTTCTATCTTACCATTACCCATAACAGCATTAATATATTCAACTGCTAAATCACTAGCTTCTAATATTCTACCAGTGTTTAGCATAAGACGAAGAAGTTCTGCAGCGTTTCGTTTCTGCAATATCGTACATAGCATTTTGTATTATAAactgaatataatttttaatttaacagtAATTTACCTTATATGACATTAGTAACCATTGAGGTATAAAAGCTCCTTCTTGAAGTAACTTTCGGGAAACTGCTTTATGCAATTCACTGTATCTGTCTTTCTCATGATTCAGAGTTAAATATTGTAGCAATCCCCAAGCAGTGTTTGTGACATTTGTGTTAGTTAAACCAATGTCGAATATATCATTTTGAATAAGCCAGTCCCATGCATTTGAATTTTCTCTTCGACTTAATCGTATACATTGCGAAGTCAGACTTTCGAATACAGAGCttttattaatgttaaattCGTCACACAAATGCAATGCTGTTATATACAAGCCAATAGTTGACAAAATAATGACAAGTTCTGAAGGACCAGCGTGCGCGACGATTTGCAATTctgaattaatttttgatatttttaatctaGCATCTACTATGTAGTATTCCTTTTTTATGTCGTTCAGTTCAAGAACTTCAATCTGTTTCTTTAtgttataattcaaaatttccttatcactcatgtttttttttgtttgcaTATCTTGATCATCCAATTCTTCCAAAAAATTTTGATCAATTACAGGTCTTACAATCCACCTGTAATTTTCAGATACAAGATGCAATGCATTAATGCATGCCAATAAACACTGAGCTTGTCTCGATACAACTGCAACTGACTGCGATTCTTGACTCAAACGCATAGCTTGTTCATACATCACTGAAGCAGCTAAGAagatcaataaaattaatttctaccttttatcattttaattataaacatcATAATCGATTAAATGAATACCTTTTCGCATATTCCCTTTATTTATATGGAAACTGTATAGAAAGTTGTAGTAATTATTTTCCATAAGGTCCACGCTTCTGGCTCTACCTTCAACTATTCTTTCTAAATCCTCGTACATATCAACGTACGGAAATGAAATCAAATCTATTAACTTCTTTCTTTCAAATAAAGTTACTACTAGTTGCCTTAAACAATCTACTCTACGAGCAGCGTCGGGATttgaatttaaacaattatatgCTTTAGTGTGGTGACCTAAGTTCAAGTGTTGCGTGAATACTATAGAATGTAGCGTTGGTAGATTAGGATTGTCTTTATCAGCCATCATTATAGCTGTTTCAGCGagttcaatgatacaatcggcAGCGTTTCTTTCTTCGAATAATTTGATAACTTTTAAGTAATATTGAATTAAAGCGCTACTTTCTGATAGTTCGCTACTTTCGAGTAGAGCATCAGCTAGGAATTCATCCGTCAAAATTCCACTGGAAGCTCGGAGAAATTGATCACAAGCTTTTTGTATTTCTCCCATTTCAAGTAGTGCAACTGCTAATAtaaattttctcgatgcgcTATTCCATTCGCACCATGTATTAAGAAGTCTTACGTACTCTTGTACTAGTAAAAATTGACAACTTGACAGCAACCATTCAGGGAAAATAAAATTACCGGATCTTGGCCATCtgacaaattttcattaaagaaGTAAATAAGCACATTAACGTAAAGTGTAAACGAATCACTATTTTCATAAAAGGATACATGAGCTGTGCAATAAGCGTAACATGCGTTAACATGCCATAATGCCAAGGGATTAAAGTGTTTGCATTTAAATTTGTATGAGCCATTAAACTATGAGCATGTTTTGCACcagtattttgtataaataattccAATAATGACAAAGTTCGATGCTGTTTGAAGCCTACGTTCGTCCTCGAATCAACAAATTTCAACAGTGCCAAACGTTGAATACTAGAAtctctaaaaatataattaataaattaaaattattaaatatgtgtTTATACATGTgttatacattaaaatattagaaaacttTAACTTACAGCAGCGATTGACCGGGTATTGGTAATGCTGTAGATTCACATATCCatgtaacaacaaaataagCCTGTGTTAATACCACTGTTCTAGGTGCTAGTGATGACTTAACAGCATGTAAAGATCGCGAATCGAATAATTCGGGTCGTAGTAGTATTAtttgttgtaaaattaataaattcctgCAGATTGAAAATCTCGATTGCGTTATTTGAGCTACACTTTTCGCTATTGCTGAAATACCTAACTGACTACTAAAAAAGTGATTTATATTAAGTAAGAGTTTCGAAGCATCGTGGTCTCCGttcaattgtaatttatttggtTGACCAAGATCATACGTCAACGCTTCTAATAGCATTGCCATAGCACTAGATATATCTCTAATATTTGACAATCTATGACAACTATGGTGATGTGTAATGAGATCGCTAATAGGTTCTTCCGACTCTAACATCAATCTTGATAATAAATCGTCAATAATAATGTCTGGACTTTTTAAATGATACAGTTCTCGTTTCATAGCTGCTTTAGTTTCTTCTgataattgtccttctatcagaACTAGCGCCGACATCAACGTTATGAGATCTTGACATATATCTTCGTCTTGTGATAAAACAGGCGTTGTTTTAAAACGAGATGTGTACGACTTTTCGTtacagaatattaaatattctagAGCTTCCATTGGTCTTAAAAGTGAAAATGATGATTTCTTCAATAAAATTACTCCATAAACATTTGGTAGTAATAATAATCCTACGGGTCTAGTGCTGTTGGCATGATATTGGATTACACAGGAATAAAATTTGGACCAACAACGATTGGCGATTTCTAAATAATCTTCATCCATAAGTTCGTAATCCATAATTTCAGCCTGTATTTCAGCTTCTACCGCAATGCACACGCGTTCTTTTAATTCGGTCACGGTAAGAATTTTGTCCTCTATACAATTAGATCTTCTGTAGATATTCAGTGCTTTTGTTATATCTGTCAAGGAAAACTGTCCAGGTTGAAAAATGTAATCGATATATGCTTGTCTTGGATCAATATCAGGATCACCGAGGACATAATCTCCATCTGGTGTTTGTTCTAAAATCGCCGTTTCCCATTCAGAATTGACACGTGCACCGCTTAGCGATAATTGTGCATGCGTTACTTCAACAGTGTCCATATCGGTGGTTCTCCAAACAGCCCATAATCGAGTAGTTGTAAAAGAAAAATCAACTAGATGTTGCTATAAATatcgatttaaaaattatcCTTTAAATAAGTGAAAagtaatgataaaataaaaataaaacttttataaaaaatacttaCATCTTGGGCAAATCTCGTGCATaatctaataaatttaaatatcccGTTATCTTGAATAGGCTTTAAAATACTGAATTCGCATCTAgtactaaattttaaaaagataCCCAGGTACAATTCATTATTGGGACCTAACGTTTTTCTCAACATATGACCTTGTGCACCTTGGGATGCAACACGATTATCAATCGTGGCATCGGTTACTGCTACGCATTGAGCTTTATTGCAAGACCACATACGAATGTTTCCCTCACGACATAAA includes:
- the LOC100875223 gene encoding uncharacterized protein LOC100875223 isoform X1 is translated as MFMVWGDWFTGGVQTVDTQNLLDSVIITNKTIIRRIRVPTYEVHRSHWRNDPEIQRHYWAASFLVPIGTIFVLAMVVLLMVLFKRCPHTVAAIVGSVLGIIIIFTACVSINHAPIYV
- the LOC100875223 gene encoding uncharacterized protein LOC100875223 isoform X3; this translates as MFMVWGDWFTGGVQTVDTQNLLDSVIITNKTIIRRIRVPTYEVHRSHWRNDPEIQRHYWAASFLVPIGTIFVLAMVLFKRCPHTVAAIVGSVLGIIIIFTACVSINHAPIYV
- the LOC100875223 gene encoding uncharacterized protein LOC100875223 isoform X2, with the protein product MGDWFTGGVQTVDTQNLLDSVIITNKTIIRRIRVPTYEVHRSHWRNDPEIQRHYWAASFLVPIGTIFVLAMVVLLMVLFKRCPHTVAAIVGSVLGIIIIFTACVSINHAPIYV
- the Nup160 gene encoding nuclear pore complex protein Nup160, with translation MEEFLLGYREVVPDQTVPEKWNEITLNTGGSQSTLQDIKVPERAGGYSYNDCSKYFTRNRFIYWHICHDVLELVEHSLDINLANCRVRYKFTDTPLLDGISIHETINSVIILIVTVSSIHKLSFPHPETIHKNEHSLSTYKDVGIQSIFSEASTQNVKRVKDPHMFHVITSAGTTNFPVPHAAASWFVPPQEALFALAYNSGTILLLRLDTKTGLVHTSELKQDSIVPRFLSGIATAFGGRSSEAHVAMSLMIHSCGNDTYLFALCREGNIRMWSCNKAQCVAVTDATIDNRVASQGAQGHMLRKTLGPNNELYLGIFLKFSTRCEFSILKPIQDNGIFKFIRLCTRFAQDQHLVDFSFTTTRLWAVWRTTDMDTVEVTHAQLSLSGARVNSEWETAILEQTPDGDYVLGDPDIDPRQAYIDYIFQPGQFSLTDITKALNIYRRSNCIEDKILTVTELKERVCIAVEAEIQAEIMDYELMDEDYLEIANRCWSKFYSCVIQYHANSTRPVGLLLLPNVYGVILLKKSSFSLLRPMEALEYLIFCNEKSYTSRFKTTPVLSQDEDICQDLITLMSALVLIEGQLSEETKAAMKRELYHLKSPDIIIDDLLSRLMLESEEPISDLITHHHSCHRLSNIRDISSAMAMLLEALTYDLGQPNKLQLNGDHDASKLLLNINHFFSSQLGISAIAKSVAQITQSRFSICRNLLILQQIILLRPELFDSRSLHAVKSSLAPRTVVLTQAYFVVTWICESTALPIPGQSLLDSSIQRLALLKFVDSRTNVGFKQHRTLSLLELFIQNTGAKHAHSLMAHTNLNANTLIPWHYGMLTHVTLIAQLIWPRSGNFIFPEWLLSSCQFLLVQEYVRLLNTWCEWNSASRKFILAVALLEMGEIQKACDQFLRASSGILTDEFLADALLESSELSESSALIQYYLKVIKLFEERNAADCIIELAETAIMMADKDNPNLPTLHSIVFTQHLNLGHHTKAYNCLNSNPDAARRVDCLRQLVVTLFERKKLIDLISFPYVDMYEDLERIVEGRARSVDLMENNYYNFLYSFHINKGNMRKAASVMYEQAMRLSQESQSVAVVSRQAQCLLACINALHLVSENYRWIVRPVIDQNFLEELDDQDMQTKKNMSDKEILNYNIKKQIEVLELNDIKKEYYIVDARLKISKINSELQIVAHAGPSELVIILSTIGLYITALHLCDEFNINKSSVFESLTSQCIRLSRRENSNAWDWLIQNDIFDIGLTNTNVTNTAWGLLQYLTLNHEKDRYSELHKAVSRKLLQEGAFIPQWLLMSYKKRNAAELLRLMLNTGRILEASDLAVEYINAVMGNGKIEHFGLQAFLTARDPAVWIPFNTLEVLLYELKEAIEENPIFSESYKKLQEALNNYKEKVTRISEDMIQLKLSSKSH